The Deltaproteobacteria bacterium CG11_big_fil_rev_8_21_14_0_20_42_23 genome contains the following window.
CGCCTCAAAATGAACTCCACGCAAGAAATCTCCGTTGGTTACTCCGGTGGCCGCAAACATCACATTGCCTTTGGCCAAATCTTCAGTGCCGTAAATACGATTTAAATCTGTAACGCCCATTTTGAGCGCGCGTTCGCGTTCATGATCGTTTCGCCACATCATTTTGCCGTAAAAACCACCGCCCAAACAACGAAGCGCAGCGGCAGACAATACGCCTTCTGGCGCTCCGCCTATACCCATGAGTGCATCTATACCAGAGCGCGGTTGGCAGGTAGCAATAGCCGCTGAGACATCACCATCGGTAATAAGATGAATGCGCGCACCTGCTTTGCGAACTTCTTGAATGAGGTCTTCGTGACGAGGCCTGTCCATAATCACAATAGTAAGATCTTGAACGCTGCACTTTTTTGCGTTTGCAATTGCCTTCAAATTTTCGCTTGCTGATTGCTCCAAACTTACGCAATCTCTGGCTTCGGGACCCACCGCAAGTTTTTGCATGTAGCTATCTGGCGCGTGAAGAAAATTTCCTCGATCGGCCATAGCAATAACGGCCAAGGCATTTTCTCTGCCTGTGGCGCAAATGGTGGTGCCTTCAAGCGGATCAAGTGCAATGTCAATTTCGGGTCCGCCTCTTCCCACTTCTTCGCCAATGTAGAGCATGGGGGCTTCGTCCCGCTCGCCCTCACCAATTACCACTCTGCCGCTGATGTCCATGTCATTGAGAGCATGTCGCATGGCTTCAACCGCAACTTTGTCGGCTAAGTGTTCGTCACCTCGGCCCATAAGCCTGGCCGCTGCAAGGGCTGCAAGTTCGGTAACTCGAATCATTTCTAAGGCTAAATTTCGCTCCATGATTTCTCCAAAAATAAAAGCTAAACAGTTTTTTCAAACACTTG
Protein-coding sequences here:
- the glpX gene encoding fructose-bisphosphatase class II, with translation MERNLALEMIRVTELAALAAARLMGRGDEHLADKVAVEAMRHALNDMDISGRVVIGEGERDEAPMLYIGEEVGRGGPEIDIALDPLEGTTICATGRENALAVIAMADRGNFLHAPDSYMQKLAVGPEARDCVSLEQSASENLKAIANAKKCSVQDLTIVIMDRPRHEDLIQEVRKAGARIHLITDGDVSAAIATCQPRSGIDALMGIGGAPEGVLSAAALRCLGGGFYGKMMWRNDHERERALKMGVTDLNRIYGTEDLAKGNVMFAATGVTNGDFLRGVHFEAGKAMTTSVVMRSATGTVRYIRTHHDFTRKPYRPEKDGSISTHKEN